CCAATAAAAAATTTCTTTATGCTTTAAATAAAAAATCAAACAACCTCTACCAGTTTGATTTAGAACGCCTAGAATTGGTGGAATCCTACCAATTTGAAAAAGAAGGGCCTAACAGTGTTCAACCTAGAATCTGGTATTTCCAATTACTGGATAATAATCAAATAGGATTTACAGACTACCACTCTTTTGGAATCTATAATTTCCAGACACAAAAATTGTCTTCCTATCAATTTTCAGAAAAAGATTTTTCCGATTTAATAGACACACCCACCGAGGCCAAATATGAAAGTCTCCAGTTTAGCGCAGATGGAAAAGAAATTTATTTTCTACACCAGAATATTGAGAGAGAGAAAGTGTATTTGGGAATATTTGATCCCAAAATAAATAAAGAAAAGCTGGTGGACTTAGTGGAATTTAAATTCTTGACCCGACTCCGATTTACCCATAGTGAAGGGATAGCCCATCACATCGCCGATTTTGCAAACCTTGGGGTGAAAGTGGAAAAAAATCGAGTACTGATTTATTCTAAAGGTACCAGTAAAGTTTATATATACGATCTTACCAGCGGCACCCTGACTTTCAAATCCCCCCAACACGAAATTGTACCCAATGATCAAATACCCCCTTTCTCCAATAAGGTTTCATCTAGTGAAGAGGTCCGTGAAGCAAGCAACTCCTTAGTGTTTCAAATTTCTTATAGGGACTTTTTATATGATGATCAACGGGAAATGTATTTCCGCTTTGCGTCAATCCTGGAAGATACCGATGATCTCAACGCAAAAAGTGAAAAAGAGGTATACCTTTTCGCATATGATAAAAAGCTCAATCTAATTGGAGAAACCAAGATAGATGAATTGGTAAAGGTGCCAAACTATCCCTTTTTCAAAGACGGAAAACTCTGGTCTTATGTCAACATCGAAGACGAGCTCGGCTTCGCCATATTCACTTTTAACTTTTAAATCCATGAAAAAACTATTTTCCATTACCCTTCTTATCCTTTTTGCTTCCTGTGGAGCCAAAGAATCTGAAAATGAGGAACCCGCAAACCTCCTCGAAAATCTCACTTATTCGGTTGACACGGTGGTAATGGACCCAGGCGAGGATATTTTCAACCTATCGATGGGAATTCGTTCTCTAGACCTCTCACCAGATAACAAATTCCTGTATTATTTTGAAAATATGCCTCCCAAACTCCTAAAGGTTGACTTGGACAAAAGGTCCTTAGTGAGTAAAACAGAATTTGAATCCGAGGGACCCAATGGAGTGGGAGTTTTTGTAGGAACTATTCAAGTAGGCCCTGAAGAAAAACTTGTTTTATTAGGTAATAATGCTTCCTATGGGGTTTTTGACATGAATGGGACCAAAATCAAAGACCTTAAAACAAAGCCGGAAGGCCTTGATCCCAATTTGGCAGAGAATTTCTTCAACCTTTATGGAAATAGCATTTACGATTGGGAAAACGATAAGATCTTTTCCTGGCCTGTTGAAAGAGAAATGGAATCGGCAGGACAGAAAGAGGGACTGGTGTCTATTGATCTGAAATCTAAATCAGCCAAAATAATCGAAGTTCCAGAAATGGAGATTGTAAAAAAGTACAGTATTTTATTCGAAGAAAATGGCGCATCTCAAGGTTCTCCTCAGGAAGTTTATTTGACTCAACACGAGGGTAAAATCTTGATTTCATGTTCTGCCATGGGTGATTTTTATGTATATGATCCCAAAACCGATGAAACCAAGTTTATTCAAATTGATCATCAGTTGGTTCCCAACAGACTAACAGGTGAAATAAACAATAGGCCTGCCTCACAAGAAAGCTTTAACGAGGAAATGGCGAAAGTAAATTCACAGATCTATTTTCAAAACCTGAAATGGGATCCTTCTCGAGAAATGTACTTAAGGTTTGCCCGAAAAGTGTTTATGCCAAAAACACCTGAAGAGGAATTTACATTTGAATATTTCCTTTTAGCCTATGATCCAGAATTCAATCTGCTAGGTGAGACCAAGTTAGATTTGGAAGAAAGGATCGACTACCATGTATTCTTTAAAGACGATAAACTTTATTCCTATGTCAATGTAAATGACGACTTAGGTTTCGCTGTGATCTCTTTTGATTTTTAATAATCATGAAGCAGCTTTTAGCGATTTCACTTTTAACTAATAAATCCATGAAAAAACTATTTTCCTTTGCACTTCTTGCCCTATTTGCTTCCTGTGGAGCCAAAGAATCAGAAAATGAGGAACCCGTAAACCTCCTCGAAAATCTCACTTTTTCGGTTGACACTCTGGTGGTAGATGCGGGTGATGATTTTTTTAATCTGAATTTCGGACTCGGCACAAACGGATTAAATCAGGATAAAAGTGAATTGCTGTTTTTTGAAAACAGCCCTCCAAAGTTGGTAAGGGTAGATTTAGATCAAATGAAGTTGATTGACAAAACTGATTTTGAAGCTGAAGGCCCAAATGGAATCGGTCCCTACCTCACAGGGTTTTCGGTGGGCCCGGAAGACCAATTGTATATACAAAGCTTTACCACCATGGCAATTTTTGATTTGCAGGGGAAATTAGAGAAAGACTTAAAAGTAGTTCCAGAGGGAATAGATCCAGATTTAGCGGGAGACTACATCTCACTTTTTGGAAGGCCTGAATATGACTTTGATACACAAAAGATTTACACGCAGCCGTCATTTGAAAAAGCAGGGGAATATGGTCTTTTCGTCATTGACCCACAAACTAACAGTGCGGAAGTTTATCCAATCCCCAAGATGAAAATTGTGGATGATCTTAGTGGCACATTCGAAACCAAATCAGGAGAATATACAACCTTCTTTTATTTTGGAACATCCAGGTACACTACTTCTTTGCCTGGTAAGCTGATCATATCCTGTTCTCCTATGAGTGGAGCTTATGTTTTTGATAAAAAAACCAATCAAATGGAATTTAAGGATATCCAGCATCAAACTGTTCCCAATGAGATGCAAGTTGACTTGGTAAAATCCCACAGATGAGGCAACAGTTAAGGAAAACCGCCGAAAAATAGGTGAGGAACTCAACTTTCAGACCTTTTTATGGGACGAAAGCAGGGAAATGTATTGGAGATTTGGGAAGAAGACTTTTGAAGGCAAGGAAAAAGGAGATCCAAGGACCTTTGAAATTTACCTTTTTGCTTATGATGAAGATTTCCATGTCCTAGGAGAAACCAAGCTGGATGAGTTAAAAACAATGCCTAGTACCTATTTCTTCAAAGACGGCAAACTCTGGTCCTACGTCAACGTCGAAGACGAACTCGGCTTCGCAGTATTCACTTTTAATTTTTAACACATGAAAAAATTACTTCCATTTATTCTGCTCAGCATTTGCTTGGCATGTAACAGACCAACTGAAGAATCCAGTCAGGAAGAATTTAAATTTTCTTACAGCAGTGACACAGTGATGGTGGACGCAGGAGATGACTTCATTTATCTCAGAAGAGCATTGGGAATCGCAGATTTAAGCAAGGACGAAAAACAGCTGTATAATTTCAATTTCGATGCTACAGAAATGGAAGTAATCGATTTGGAACAAATGAAACTGGTGGATCGGATAAAAATGGAAAAAGAAGGACCTCTTGGCACTGGTTTTCCTCGATACTTGAGTATCAGTGATGATGGAAAATTTTTCTTTGTAGGCTTCACAGATATTCGTGAGTTCGATCCCTCTTTGCAAAATCAGGTCCTCTATCAATTCCGAAGTGACAAGCCTATTGGCCTAGAGGAGGGAGAGACGCTAGGTCAGGAATTCCAAATTTCCCAAAATGGCCAATACATTCTGGTTCCATACGGACCTGAAAACATGGATGAGCCCAAAACCGGAATAGCGATCCTTACGCTCAATGATATGAAAGTCAAAAAAATCCCAATGGATCTGTGGCAAAGGACGCAAGACTATTTGGTAACCCTATACATAGATGGAAAATTGCAATCCAGATCATTTGAACAAGTCGATATATTACCAAGGAAAGAACAGGTTTTGATCTCCTCTCACAATTTTAACGAAGTATATGTGCTGGATTTAAAGACAGATTCTATCACTCACAAAACTTACCATTCCCAGATAACCGCTGATACAAAAAAGCTTCCCACCAAAACTACTCTAGATGCTCCGGAACAAATGCGGGATTCCTTTACACAAATGAATGAAGATGTGGAATTTGGTGGATTTTATTTCGATGAAGTCAACGAGAAATTCTTTAGATTTTCCAGAGAGCTAGATCGGAAAATCGGTGATTCAACTGTCTTTAAGGAAGTAGTCACCATTTTTGATAAAGACCTAAACCAAGTACATGAAGAAATCTTCCCCATCAATTATTATGGTTTGAAATTTTTTAAAGAAGGAAAACTCTATTCTTATGTCAACATCGATGACGAGCTGGGATTCGCAGTATTCACTTTTGATTTTTAAATAAAATGAAAAAACTATCCTATTTCTTGTTTCTAGCGCTGTTTTCATGCGGAGGTAATGAAAATTCTGAGTCTTCCAATTCTAATATTCTGGAAGATCTAACCTTCTCCGTGGATACAGTAGTGATAGATCCAGGGGAGGAATTACTCGTTATTTCCAGCGGATATCAACTGAAAAGCTCCAGCAGTTTTTCAGAGGATAATCGCTTTCTATACATTTTCAATCACCAAGATCACGTTATTGCCAAAGTGGATCTAAATGAGCTAAAATTGCGTGACTTTTTCAGCTTCGAAAAGGAAGGTCCCAATGGAACTGGTCCTTATGTTCAAAACCAACAAGTATTACCTGAAGAGCAGTTTTTAATAACAGGGTACCAATCTGCAGGTGTTTTTGGGCGGACAGGCACCAAGGTTCAGAATTTTAATTTGAACACAGAAGAATTCAGCGGTTTGGATGAAAACACACCCTTTGGGAATCAGTTGATTCTGGCTTCTGGTGCAAATTGGCTATTTTCCCTGTCTGGCTTATTCAACCAAGGGGGCAAAGACTTGGTCAAGCTCAGCCCTTCAGAAAAGACCGGAAAGCTGATTGACTTATCGGGATTGGATATTGCCGACAACTATTTCGTAGCATTGCATAGCGATCAGGGAAGTATGTTTTCGGCTCCCCAATTCAACCTTCAAGAAATCAACGGTAAACTCTACATCACTACGGAAGTCACCTCATCCTTGTATCAATATGATTACCAAAATGATTCGCTTCACCTAGTCACTTTTGACCATCAGATTGTCCCACCTGCCAAGACTGGAAAATTGAAAAAGGAAGTCACCAGCAGGGACGAGTTTAATGATGAAATGCTAAAGTCTTCCTCCCAAGTTAGTTTTGAGAAATTGCTATGGGATGAGAAAACGAATCGTTTTTTTCGATTGGGTAGAAAAGTGCTTCGAGATGACCCCAGCGATGCCAACTCATATAGTTTCGAATATTACCTATTTGTCTACGATAAGGAATTAAATCTTCTGGGTGAAAAGTATTTGGATGGAGTCACTGACCAACTTGCTTTCTATTTTCTTAAAGAGGGCAAACTCTGGTCCTACGTCAATGTCGAAGACGAGCTCGGATTCGCAGTATTTACTTTTGATTTTTAAAATCATCTTGCTTTAGTTTTAAAACTATTATCTTTTTCATTCCATATTCTTAAAATGAAAAAACTATTACCACTCCTATCACTCATCTGCCTAGCCTCTTGCGGGGGAAAAGACGGTTCTGAAAAAACAGAGTCAGACAATCTTTTAGAGAATTTGACTTATTCCGTAGATACCTTAGTCTTAGACCCAGGAAAAGAGCTCATAAACCTTAGATATGGATTGAGATGGTTTGATCTATCTTCAGATAAGCAATCACTGTTTCTTTATGACCCAGATCGAAATCTTTTCCAAGAAATAGATTTGGAGAATATGACTCTGAAAGAAAATTATCAATATGAAAAGGACGGCCCAAATGGTACTGGACGAGTCAACTCATTTCAACTTCTATCTGATAAAACGATTTTTATTCCTTCTTATCAGAATCCAGGAATTTTCAATTTACAAGGAGAGCAGACTCGTTCATTCAACCTAAAACCAAACGATTTGGAAGGAGCAGGGTCAATGAGCGGATTTGCTATTCTTAATCAGATGCTATGGAGCCCAAAATCAGAGAAACATTACTCCCTTCCTGGTGATATTACCACTGGCAAATTTGAATTTGCAATCACAAACCCTAAATCCCAATCTGTTCAGGTTCTGAATTTAGTTGAAATGGAAAAATCTCGAAATTTCCGAGTAACTCAGATTGAAGGAGATGGAGGAGCTGCATTTACGGAAGTTTACAACCTTACATCCTTCAAAGATGATTTCATTATTACTTGTTCTATTGGAAGTGGGGTTTACTTCTACGACACGAGCATTGACAGTCTTTTATACTTAAACTTTTCTCACAAATTAATTCCTACTGAAAAATCAGGTGAGATTAAAAATGACGTGAGCTCATCCAATGAATGGTGGCAAGAATATAAAAAAGTAGTTTCCCAGATCAGTTATTGGGGACTGCATTGGGATGAATCTACATCAAGATTTTATCGTTTGGCAAGTAGGTCCATTTTAGGAGAAACTAGAAAAGATCCAGCTTCCTATGAAGTATTTCTTTTGGTCTATGATAAGGAACTAAACCTATTAGGAGAAAGCCAGATAAAAGGGTATGATCAATTTCCACAGAGTTATTTCTTCAAAGACGGCAAACTCTGGTCCTACGTCAACGTCGATGACGAGCTCGGCTTTGCAGTATTCACTTTTGATTTTTAAATAAAATGAAAAAAATCCTCCCATTTCTAAGCCTTATACTTTGCGCAGCCTGCGGTGAAAAAGGCAGTTCTGAAGATGCAAACACAGATAATATCCTAGAGAATCTAACTTTTACAGTGGACACGGTAGTCGTAGATCCAGGGGAGGAAATCATTGATTTATCGAATCATCTTAGATTGGCAGATATCAGTAAGGATCGAAAAAATCTCTTTTTGTTTACAGAAAGTGACAACAAACTTTCGGTCATCAACCTGGATCAACTGAATCTGGAAAAAAAGATACCCTATGAAAAGGAAGGTCCAAATGGAGTAGGAAGTTTTCTGTGGAATTTGGATCTCATTACGGAGGACAAATTCTATTTGATGACATTCAATACTGCTGCGATTTTCGATTTTGAAGGCATTAAACAGGAGACAATTAATCTCGAAGAAGAGGACATCCAAGGAATCAAAGATAAAACACTTCAAAATAACCGACTAAAGGTAACTGAAGATCTAAAATGGTACTATACAGTGCCAGGTTCGGATTTCGATCAAGGAGACCAGTCAGCTGAACTGGCCATTATCAACAGAGAAAACAAAGAAGGGAAACTGTTCCCTTTACCAGCCTTGGACAAAACACAAGAATATAAAGTTATTCTTACTGATGGGCCAATGATGCAAGTCTATGTGGAGGAATATTTTCTATCCGAGTTCTTCGGTAAGTTCTTTGTCACCTCCTCAGCGACAAGTGATATCTATACGATTGATCCAAAAAATGACTCATTAGTACTCCATTCTTTTGATTTAAAACATACTCCAAAGGAGAAAACTGAGCCCCCAAAAATGACAGAATTCACGGAAAGAGAAGCCTGGAGGGAAGAAATCAATAAAATTCATACACAAATCACCTTTGGAGGATTGCTTTGGGATGAAAGCAGAAAGAATTTTTTCCGCTTTGCCAATATTCTCATCCCAAGTCTATCTGAAGATATTCCTTCCAAAAGGCAAGTTTTCCTATTAACCTTTGATGAAAATCTAAACCTTATCGGAGAAACAGAACTAGAGGACTTAGACGAGTTCCCCGAATTTCCATTTTTCAAAAACGGCAAGCTCTACTCTTTCGTCAATGTCGAAGACGAACTGGGCTTCGCAGTATTCACTTTTGATTTTTAAAATCATGAGAAGAATATTATTTCCAATCATCGCACTTTTTATCCTTGCCTCATGTGACGGTGAAAAAGAAATAATAATGAAAGAGGACCAGCCTTTCACTTTTTCTGTTGAAATCGACACAGTTACAATTGATTTCAAGGACAGGTTTTACTTTATGGAGATCTATTTGGCTACCGCTACTGTATCTCCTGACAAGAAATTTTTATACAACTTAAATATATCTGCCCCAAACCTGGAAATTATTGACTTGGATAAGCTAGAGTTGATCGAAATAGAACCAATGGAAAAAGAAGGTCCAAAAGGCATTGGTCCAGTAGTTTTTGGGATTAGTATTACCCAGCAGAATGAGTTGGTGGTAGAAGGGTGGAATGAGTATAGAGTTTTTGACTCTCTGAGGACCGAAATGAAAACTATCAAAATAGGCCCCAATCATCTCAAGGGAGATGAGATGGAAGAAGGAGAGCGTTTCGAGTATTACCCCGTCGTTAGTGATGATGGATCTCATCTTTATGCAATCTACAAGGAAGATGCTGGTATGAAGTTGGGCGAAACCAAAGGTCTGGCATTGGTTGATTTAGTTAATTCTAGAATCCGAAAAATCCCTATTCCTGAACTCAATAGCCTCAAACAGTTTATTATACAAAACCAATATGGTTTTGAAAAAGGAGAATCATCCTATATCGCAAAATCAAAAAACAATCTAATTGTATCCACAAGCGCTTTTAATGAAGCATTTGTCTTTGACATGATAAATGACACTCTAATTCATAAGGTGTTTCATTCCCAACTCACATCAGAAGCAAAAAAAGGAAATTCCACTAATGAATCTAGCAGTGAAGAAGACCGTAATGCCACTTTCAAGGAGCGCTCCAAAGAGGTGAAATTTGGCAAATTTCTCTATGATGAGCAGAATGAAAAATTTTGGAGATTCAGTTATGACCAGGATCGAATGATTGGAGATTCTATTGTACTCAAAACAGTGCTGACAATTTTTGACTCTGATCTCAATCAATTGCATGAGGAAAAAGTAGGATATGATTACTCCTATTATCAATCCTTTTTCAAGGATGGTATGCTGTATTCCTATATCAACCTAAATGATGAGATGGCTTTTGTAAGAGTGAAACCACACTATCAGGAATTTTAATCTATATCAAATTATGAAAAAACTAATTCCCTTTTTTATTCTTATTCTCTTTGCTGCCTGCAGCGAAAAAGGCAATTCAGAAAATGCTGAATCTTTAAACCTCCTCGAAAACCTGACTTTCTCTGTGGATACCCTGGTGGTAGATGTGGGCGAGGAGATTTTTAATCCCGGAGCTTATTATGTAAATGATCTAAGCTCTGATCAAACCAAGGGGTATTTTCTCTATATGCAAAATGAAATCCATGAAATTGATCTAGAGAATATGAAGCTTCTGAATCGCTATGTATTTCAACAAGATGGACCCGATGCAATTCCAAAATATCCAAATACCTTTCAAATATTACCGGACAACGAAGTTTTTTTGGGAGGCTATGCTCAAACTGGAGTTTTTAAAATCTCGGGAGAAAATGTAGCTAACTACAAAGTCAGACCTGAAAATTTGGATGGTATCCCGAATGATGCGGGCTATTCCATGACCAATTCACTTCATATCAGTCCAGATAAATCCAAAATGGTTTCCCTTCCCAATATTTTTGGAGAATCTATTGAAGGGCTTGCCGTAATTAACCCTGAGGACATGAGCGCAAAGATTCTGGATCTACCTGCCCTGGAACTGACTAGTAAATACCAACTTGTATTTAGAGAAGGAAATGGAGCTACTGCCATTGGGGACTTTGACAGAATCAAATTCCTGAATAATCAATTTATTATCTACAGCGGAGCCACATCCGATATTTACAGATATGATTGGAAAACGGACTCTCTCCAGCTAATTAATTTTCCTCATCAGCTAGTTCCTGCCTCAAAAACCGGAGATATTTCCGCTAATATTGATTCTAGAGAGGCCTTATTTGCCCAAAGAAAAACCCTCAAAAAGCTAATTACTTTCGGTGAGTTTTTTTGGGACAAAGAAAAAGAAATGTATTTCAGGTTTGCGGATATGAACGCTCGATACAATGATGAAGGAAGGGAAATAGGATCGGA
Above is a window of Algoriphagus machipongonensis DNA encoding:
- a CDS encoding DUF4221 family protein, with product MRIAYLLIFICVIFSCQKKDESKVELNEPTIVRNPIDSLKKDPEKEDSIISIEEEEAQEEIQKAEDLTPTNFLENLSFKIDTVLTDSKGTLIYLPQGLNNSDVSPNKKFLYALNKKSNNLYQFDLERLELVESYQFEKEGPNSVQPRIWYFQLLDNNQIGFTDYHSFGIYNFQTQKLSSYQFSEKDFSDLIDTPTEAKYESLQFSADGKEIYFLHQNIEREKVYLGIFDPKINKEKLVDLVEFKFLTRLRFTHSEGIAHHIADFANLGVKVEKNRVLIYSKGTSKVYIYDLTSGTLTFKSPQHEIVPNDQIPPFSNKVSSSEEVREASNSLVFQISYRDFLYDDQREMYFRFASILEDTDDLNAKSEKEVYLFAYDKKLNLIGETKIDELVKVPNYPFFKDGKLWSYVNIEDELGFAIFTFNF
- a CDS encoding DUF4221 domain-containing protein, with translation MKKLFSITLLILFASCGAKESENEEPANLLENLTYSVDTVVMDPGEDIFNLSMGIRSLDLSPDNKFLYYFENMPPKLLKVDLDKRSLVSKTEFESEGPNGVGVFVGTIQVGPEEKLVLLGNNASYGVFDMNGTKIKDLKTKPEGLDPNLAENFFNLYGNSIYDWENDKIFSWPVEREMESAGQKEGLVSIDLKSKSAKIIEVPEMEIVKKYSILFEENGASQGSPQEVYLTQHEGKILISCSAMGDFYVYDPKTDETKFIQIDHQLVPNRLTGEINNRPASQESFNEEMAKVNSQIYFQNLKWDPSREMYLRFARKVFMPKTPEEEFTFEYFLLAYDPEFNLLGETKLDLEERIDYHVFFKDDKLYSYVNVNDDLGFAVISFDF
- a CDS encoding DUF4221 family protein, with product MKKLFSFALLALFASCGAKESENEEPVNLLENLTFSVDTLVVDAGDDFFNLNFGLGTNGLNQDKSELLFFENSPPKLVRVDLDQMKLIDKTDFEAEGPNGIGPYLTGFSVGPEDQLYIQSFTTMAIFDLQGKLEKDLKVVPEGIDPDLAGDYISLFGRPEYDFDTQKIYTQPSFEKAGEYGLFVIDPQTNSAEVYPIPKMKIVDDLSGTFETKSGEYTTFFYFGTSRYTTSLPGKLIISCSPMSGAYVFDKKTNQMEFKDIQHQTVPNEMQVDLVKSHR
- a CDS encoding DUF4221 family protein — protein: MGEELNFQTFLWDESREMYWRFGKKTFEGKEKGDPRTFEIYLFAYDEDFHVLGETKLDELKTMPSTYFFKDGKLWSYVNVEDELGFAVFTFNF
- a CDS encoding DUF4221 domain-containing protein, whose translation is MKKLLPFILLSICLACNRPTEESSQEEFKFSYSSDTVMVDAGDDFIYLRRALGIADLSKDEKQLYNFNFDATEMEVIDLEQMKLVDRIKMEKEGPLGTGFPRYLSISDDGKFFFVGFTDIREFDPSLQNQVLYQFRSDKPIGLEEGETLGQEFQISQNGQYILVPYGPENMDEPKTGIAILTLNDMKVKKIPMDLWQRTQDYLVTLYIDGKLQSRSFEQVDILPRKEQVLISSHNFNEVYVLDLKTDSITHKTYHSQITADTKKLPTKTTLDAPEQMRDSFTQMNEDVEFGGFYFDEVNEKFFRFSRELDRKIGDSTVFKEVVTIFDKDLNQVHEEIFPINYYGLKFFKEGKLYSYVNIDDELGFAVFTFDF
- a CDS encoding DUF4221 domain-containing protein, with translation MKKLSYFLFLALFSCGGNENSESSNSNILEDLTFSVDTVVIDPGEELLVISSGYQLKSSSSFSEDNRFLYIFNHQDHVIAKVDLNELKLRDFFSFEKEGPNGTGPYVQNQQVLPEEQFLITGYQSAGVFGRTGTKVQNFNLNTEEFSGLDENTPFGNQLILASGANWLFSLSGLFNQGGKDLVKLSPSEKTGKLIDLSGLDIADNYFVALHSDQGSMFSAPQFNLQEINGKLYITTEVTSSLYQYDYQNDSLHLVTFDHQIVPPAKTGKLKKEVTSRDEFNDEMLKSSSQVSFEKLLWDEKTNRFFRLGRKVLRDDPSDANSYSFEYYLFVYDKELNLLGEKYLDGVTDQLAFYFLKEGKLWSYVNVEDELGFAVFTFDF
- a CDS encoding DUF4221 domain-containing protein, producing MKKLLPLLSLICLASCGGKDGSEKTESDNLLENLTYSVDTLVLDPGKELINLRYGLRWFDLSSDKQSLFLYDPDRNLFQEIDLENMTLKENYQYEKDGPNGTGRVNSFQLLSDKTIFIPSYQNPGIFNLQGEQTRSFNLKPNDLEGAGSMSGFAILNQMLWSPKSEKHYSLPGDITTGKFEFAITNPKSQSVQVLNLVEMEKSRNFRVTQIEGDGGAAFTEVYNLTSFKDDFIITCSIGSGVYFYDTSIDSLLYLNFSHKLIPTEKSGEIKNDVSSSNEWWQEYKKVVSQISYWGLHWDESTSRFYRLASRSILGETRKDPASYEVFLLVYDKELNLLGESQIKGYDQFPQSYFFKDGKLWSYVNVDDELGFAVFTFDF
- a CDS encoding DUF4221 family protein, translated to MKKILPFLSLILCAACGEKGSSEDANTDNILENLTFTVDTVVVDPGEEIIDLSNHLRLADISKDRKNLFLFTESDNKLSVINLDQLNLEKKIPYEKEGPNGVGSFLWNLDLITEDKFYLMTFNTAAIFDFEGIKQETINLEEEDIQGIKDKTLQNNRLKVTEDLKWYYTVPGSDFDQGDQSAELAIINRENKEGKLFPLPALDKTQEYKVILTDGPMMQVYVEEYFLSEFFGKFFVTSSATSDIYTIDPKNDSLVLHSFDLKHTPKEKTEPPKMTEFTEREAWREEINKIHTQITFGGLLWDESRKNFFRFANILIPSLSEDIPSKRQVFLLTFDENLNLIGETELEDLDEFPEFPFFKNGKLYSFVNVEDELGFAVFTFDF
- a CDS encoding DUF4221 domain-containing protein, with amino-acid sequence MRRILFPIIALFILASCDGEKEIIMKEDQPFTFSVEIDTVTIDFKDRFYFMEIYLATATVSPDKKFLYNLNISAPNLEIIDLDKLELIEIEPMEKEGPKGIGPVVFGISITQQNELVVEGWNEYRVFDSLRTEMKTIKIGPNHLKGDEMEEGERFEYYPVVSDDGSHLYAIYKEDAGMKLGETKGLALVDLVNSRIRKIPIPELNSLKQFIIQNQYGFEKGESSYIAKSKNNLIVSTSAFNEAFVFDMINDTLIHKVFHSQLTSEAKKGNSTNESSSEEDRNATFKERSKEVKFGKFLYDEQNEKFWRFSYDQDRMIGDSIVLKTVLTIFDSDLNQLHEEKVGYDYSYYQSFFKDGMLYSYINLNDEMAFVRVKPHYQEF
- a CDS encoding DUF4221 domain-containing protein: MKKLIPFFILILFAACSEKGNSENAESLNLLENLTFSVDTLVVDVGEEIFNPGAYYVNDLSSDQTKGYFLYMQNEIHEIDLENMKLLNRYVFQQDGPDAIPKYPNTFQILPDNEVFLGGYAQTGVFKISGENVANYKVRPENLDGIPNDAGYSMTNSLHISPDKSKMVSLPNIFGESIEGLAVINPEDMSAKILDLPALELTSKYQLVFREGNGATAIGDFDRIKFLNNQFIIYSGATSDIYRYDWKTDSLQLINFPHQLVPASKTGDISANIDSREALFAQRKTLKKLITFGEFFWDKEKEMYFRFADMNARYNDEGREIGSDVYLFSYDKDWKLTGEKLIKELDNQPYSAFMRDGKYYLKSVQGENPAFVVYSFDF